A window of the Paraburkholderia sp. ZP32-5 genome harbors these coding sequences:
- a CDS encoding VOC family protein codes for MNAIREVYAYLRVRNAAQAIEFYAQAFGGVEQFRLTEPSGRIGHAEVKIGPAIVMLSDEYPEHGMLGPGADSTTSVLLHIHCDDVDQLVEQAVNAGATLIRPPTDHFYGERSATLRDPFGHEWMLGSQIEALTPEEMQRRYTALFDE; via the coding sequence ATGAACGCGATTCGTGAAGTCTATGCGTACCTGCGCGTGCGCAACGCCGCTCAGGCTATCGAGTTTTACGCACAGGCATTTGGCGGCGTCGAACAATTCCGGCTCACCGAGCCAAGCGGCCGCATCGGGCATGCCGAAGTGAAGATCGGCCCCGCGATCGTGATGCTGTCGGACGAGTACCCCGAGCACGGCATGCTTGGACCGGGCGCCGACAGCACGACGAGCGTGCTGCTGCATATTCATTGCGACGATGTCGATCAACTCGTCGAGCAAGCGGTGAATGCCGGCGCAACGCTAATCAGGCCGCCGACCGATCACTTTTACGGCGAACGCTCGGCGACCTTGCGCGATCCGTTTGGTCACGAGTGGATGCTCGGCTCGCAGATCGAGGCGTTGACGCCCGAAGAAATGCAGCGCCGCTATACGGCGCTGTTTGATGAGTAA
- a CDS encoding class I SAM-dependent methyltransferase, which translates to MTAQRQATPDSTAARVALWRALHVQADAPPHVLEDEIGLQLLAPSEDWRSRGDMDPGFTRPFRASIVARARFIEDLVVEQAGRGVDQYVILGAGLDSFAQRRPEVASRLTVFEVDPPEPQAWKRQRLLELGFGVPDWLRFVSVDFEAGDSWRQRLAAEGFDQSKPAIVVSTGVSMYLTKEANAATLREVAGLARGSTFAMTFLLPLEMADPDVRPGLEMAEKGARASGTPFISFFTPPQITTMAREAGFSDARHVSAEDLTQRYFAGRTDGLRPPGNAEELLVANT; encoded by the coding sequence ATGACCGCTCAACGACAGGCGACACCCGATAGCACCGCCGCGCGCGTCGCGTTGTGGCGCGCGTTGCATGTACAGGCCGATGCGCCGCCGCATGTGCTCGAAGATGAAATCGGTCTGCAACTGTTGGCACCATCCGAGGACTGGCGCAGCCGTGGCGATATGGACCCGGGTTTTACGAGGCCGTTTCGCGCGTCGATCGTTGCGCGGGCACGCTTTATCGAGGATCTGGTCGTCGAGCAGGCGGGGCGCGGTGTCGATCAATATGTGATTCTCGGCGCCGGTCTCGACAGCTTTGCGCAACGTCGGCCCGAAGTCGCATCGCGATTGACGGTGTTCGAAGTTGATCCACCGGAACCGCAGGCATGGAAGCGTCAGCGTCTGCTCGAACTTGGCTTCGGCGTGCCGGACTGGCTGCGGTTCGTGTCCGTCGATTTCGAAGCAGGCGATAGCTGGCGGCAGCGTCTCGCGGCCGAGGGCTTCGATCAGAGCAAACCGGCGATCGTCGTATCGACCGGCGTCAGCATGTATCTGACCAAGGAAGCGAACGCGGCGACGCTGCGTGAAGTGGCCGGGCTCGCGCGCGGCTCGACGTTCGCGATGACGTTCCTGTTGCCGTTGGAGATGGCGGACCCGGACGTGCGGCCGGGGCTCGAAATGGCGGAGAAGGGGGCTCGCGCGAGCGGCACGCCGTTTATCAGCTTTTTCACGCCGCCACAGATCACGACGATGGCACGCGAGGCCGGCTTCAGCGACGCGCGCCATGTGTCGGCGGAAGATCTGACGCAGCGCTATTTCGCGGGTAGAACCGATGGCTTGCGGCCGCCGGGCAATGCCGAGGAATTGCTGGTTGCGAATACGTAG